One genomic window of Choristoneura fumiferana chromosome 14, NRCan_CFum_1, whole genome shotgun sequence includes the following:
- the LOC141435013 gene encoding BRCA1-associated protein-like yields the protein MLIIFELKEAPEAKTLCLLSVPGALGASDLLAFAAACQQDIAHVRVLRDGSPDHYMALLTFRSNEAAREFHSAFDGVPYSSLEPAALCRAAWVARVACGRTGAPPPAHTELPTCPVCLERMDESVAGVLSVQCAHAFHADCLVRWRDASCPVCRCAQTPEPRGQARCGQCALEGAPAGQYTSGCLGYQTASCAGGTPPAPCAAARRHPSRADRRAADSARWRGLRPVSRPVAA from the exons ATGTTAATAATATT CGAGCTGAAAGAAGCTCCGGAGGCCAAGACGCTGTGCCTCCTGTCAGTGCCGGGCGCGCTGGGCGCCAGCGACCTGCTGGCCTTCGCGGCCGCCTGCCAGCAGGACATCGCGCACGTCAGGGTGCTCCGGGACGGCTCGCCGGACCATTACATGGCGCTGCTGAC GTTCCGCAGCAACGAGGCTGCGCGCGAGTTCCACAGCGCGTTCGACGGCGTGCCGTACAGCAGTCTGGAGCCCGCGGCGCTGTGTCGCGCGGCGTGGGTGGCGCGCGTGGCGTGCGGCCGCACCGGCGCGCCGCCCCCCGCCCACACAGAGCTGCCCACCTGCCCCGTGTGTCTCG AGCGCATGGACGAGAGCGTGGCGGGCGTGCTGAGCGTGCAGTGCGCGCACGCGTTCCACGCGGACTGCCTCGTGCGCTGGCGGGACGCCTCCTGCCCCGTGTGCCGCTGCGCGCAGACACCCGAGCCGCGCGGACAGGCGCGCTGCGGACAGTGCGCGCTGGAGGGGGCTCCGGCCGGTCAGTACACCAGTGGCTGCCTAGGGTATCAGACTGCCTCGTGCGCTGGCGGGACGCCTCCTGCCCCGTGTGCCGCTGCGCGCAGACACCCGAGCCGCGCGGACAGGCGCGCTGCGGACAGTGCGCGCTGGAGGGGGCTCCGGCCGGTCAGTAGACCAGTGGCTGCCTAG